In a single window of the Rhopalosiphum padi isolate XX-2018 chromosome 1, ASM2088224v1, whole genome shotgun sequence genome:
- the LOC132926028 gene encoding protein lap1-like, which produces MTWGGGGVARDNDLKILKRSIVTWRKRRCGDVISELRGSRSCSSTSTASTRFTVGNVTVRPGSAEGFLDVSGGGYLHADGERFDGSPFDRVNTVNADDNLLRLESFHTFVSVRRLSLRRNRLKSVKPIDGDLAETLIRLDVSENQLNPDDIYRLSIMSKLEQLYMLANNLTAIPESITNCHCFLSLKLLDLSDNYLSCPRTFYVLSTLHNLQVLNMSNNRISFIPYLVMKQESDYINGKNQTEAYQDNEDMENDKNDDTKEIVYHAYHIPFVSLITINLSNNMLAHNSSVLSLICWPSLKNVILTANTISLNKNLIEFKKLMSTLSVFNIKTKR; this is translated from the exons ATGACCTGGGGAGGGGGTGGTGTGGCCAGAGACAATGatctaaaaattctaaaacgaTCGATTGTCACGTGGCGGAAAAGGCGATGTGGTGATGTGATTTCTGAGTTGCGAGGG AGTCGCAGCTGCAGTAGTACCAGTACCGCCAGCACGAGATTCACGGTCGGGAACGTGACGGTCAGGCCGGGCTCGGCGGAAGGTTTCTTGGACGTTTCGGGTGGTGGATACTTGCACGCGGATGGCGAACGTTTCGATGGCAGTCCGTTCGACCGGGTGAACACCGTGAACGCGGACGACAATCTACTGCGACTCGAGTCATTTCACACGTTCGTGTCTGTTCGGCGGTTGAGCTTGCGACGCAACCGTTTGAAGTCCGTCAAACC AATTGATGGTGATTTGGCAGAAACATTAATTCGTTTAGACGTTTCAGAAAACCAACTGAATCCAGACGACATATATCGCTTGTCCATCATGTCAAAACTAGAGCAACTTTATATGTTAGCCAATAATCTGACGGCTATTCCCGAGAGCATTACAAATTGTCATTGCTTCTTGTCGCTTAAACTACTAGACTTGAGCGACAATTACCTGTCATGTCCCAGGACGTTCTATGTGTTGTCGACACTGCACAATTTGCAAGTATTGAACATGAGCAACAATCGAATATCGTTTATACCCTATTTAGTAATGAAACAG gaGTCTGATTatataaatggtaaaaatcAAACAGAAGCTTACCAGGATAACGAGGACATGGAAAACGACAAAAATGATGATacaaaag AGATCGTATACCACGCTTATCATATTCCATTTGTCAgtctaattacaataaatttgtcAAACAATATGCTAGCTCACAATTCTTCGGTGCTGTCGTTAATTTGTTGGCCATCATTGAAGAATGTTATACTAACGGCAAATACCattagtttgaataaaaatttgatagAATTCAAAAAATTGATGTCCACTTTAagtgtgtttaatattaaaacgaaaagATAG